The segment AACCGAGCGCACTGTCGAGCGAAAGCTAAATCTAATCCGGAAGATTTGGTCAAAGCTTGCAGACAGTTGACTTTTTCATTCTGCACTGCACATACGGATCTCATGAAGATGCTCGTTTGTGACGCCGAAATTTGGAATCAATTTTTCACAATTTCACGAAAGGCCTGTCGGGTTGCAAGTTTTTTGTCGGACCAATGAAGGGAACGTCTACCCTTGTCTTTCGCTAATGCAAGTTGATATATGAAGCCACCCTTTGATACTCGCCATCTTTTTTCGTCTCTTGCCCTATTTGGAATTATGGGCTTGAACAGTTGGACTTACGGCCAAACGCTAGACATTGGAGCCGACGAATTCGTCGATCTCATCGGGCAAGACATGAGATATGCCGAACCTTATCGTGACATAAGCATTCACGACGGAGGGCGGCTGAGAGTGGATGAGCTCGATTGGCTGAACGATCCTTTTGCATCACCACAGCCTGCATCAATCACCGTCACAGGCACGAATTCCTTACTGGAAACTCGCCTGTTTCAAAGCAATGATTCAAACGACAACAACACTCTATTCTTAAGGTTTGGCACGACCGGAGTTAAAGACGGCGGTAGAATCAGCGCTTGGCAGTCGTTTCTATACGGAACTGTGATCGATGTAGAAAACGGAATTTTTGATAGCGGCATTGCGCTTTCTTTGGCACCCGACTCCACTGGCAAGGCGACGTTACTGACGGCTTCCAACTCGGTGATCGCCGCAAGTAATGGCCGCCTGAGTAGTGATGTGGAGTTATCCAGCGGTTCGAGGATGTGGCTTGCAACTTCAAATATCGGGGGAGACTTTGGGCGAGGCGAAGTCACCTTAAGCGGAAATTCGACGCTAGGAATCGGAACCACCAAGGTGACCTTGGATTCTTGAACATCGGCACCTCGCTGAAAGAAAACTCCAATATATTTCAAGTGACGGATTCGACCAGTCGACTCTCGGCGAACGCAAGCTCAATTCATTCTCGATCGACACAGATTGGACACAGATTGGACTCAGATTGGACTCAGATTGGACTCAGATTGGACTCAGATTGGACTCAGATTGGACTCAGATTGGACTCACTGAACGGCAGTCTACGTTGGATGAATCGCTCTCGGCCTTTTGCCAACGGGAAGTGGTTTTATCCAATAATTCTTACTGGTCCAATTCGGATGGAATCGACATAGAAAACGGTAGAGTTACAGCAACCAACAGCACCATTGAAACAGAAATCTTAAACGTCAATGCCGACGAACGATTTAGCGCCTGCTTTGAAATGTCTGGTGGATCCTTGGTAGTTGCCGAAAATCCGAGTGGTAACTACTCTGGATCGTCCCCCGGCTCATTGTCGGTTCGAGGCGGGAAATTTCATGTCACGAACGATGCGATTGTTGATCTTCAGGCGACGTTTTCAGTTGGTGAAACGAACTTAAGTAACATCACGGCACCAATTCCTAACGAATTGTCGGATATTAAAATTTCAGGAGGCTCAAAGCTCAAAGCCAATAGTTTAAACGTCGAAGCAGGCGTGGGCGACAGCAGAATAACCGTCACAGGGGCTGACTCCGCAATCAACGTGACAGCAACTGTTTTCTTTGACACTGATTCTTTCGTGTTTCCAACAGCCGGCGAGATTGGTGTCGAGGTGCTGGATGGAGCATCCCTAACTGGTGAATCGATCTTCTTGGCTGGTGGAGCAACGTTTGTCCAAGTAGCCGAGAACGGCTACCTTGCCGCCGATCAGTTTGTTACGGTTGCCAGTGGGGCAAACCTGGAAATAGGAGTTGATGGGTCGTTGCGAGCGAGCGTTTTGGACTTGTCTTTGTCCCCAGGTGAAATTGAATTGTCAGGCAGGCTCGATATCGATGAAGTGAAAGGTAGTCTCGACCAACTGGGCGGGGTTCTTGAATTCGGCCAAAATCTGGGAGTTACGGTTTTCGAAAACGACTACGAGCTTGGCGATGCTGCTTCCATTGAGTTCGATATACATGGCCTCTTACGAGGCGAAGATTACGGCTCTGTATCAATTTTGGGTTTAGCAGAATTAGATGGCGTGCTTGATATCAACTTCGTTTCCGGATTTAATGCCAACTTGGGGGATACCTTTCAACTTTTCGAGGGGCAAATTATGGGGGATTACACGTTCGATTTTTCCGATGCGTTGTTAAACAAGGGGCTGGCGTTTGACACTTCTGAATTTGATAAGACTGGCTTCATTGCCGTAGTTTCCGCGATACCAGAGCCAAATTCAGCAGCTGCTATTTGTTTCTTGCTGCCCTTCCTCTGCGTCGGCAGACGTCGGATATAGTGGTTGTTATTGATTGTTGAAATAATGAGGGTCGGAGTTCTGAGGCGCTTTACAAAGTTCCGTTTTCCAGCCAGTTAAGTTAATCATTCTTTCGACGATTTCAGGTGGGACTGCGGGTTGCAGCAAAAGTAAAATCCTAAAGCTGTTTGTCAGACATTTGATGAGTCATACATCTGGGCAGAGATTTCTTGATGAGCCGTGATTTTCAAAAAGAACTTTTAGTTGATTCAGCTTGTGATGATTTCGAATCAAGGTTTCGGGACGGTGGAAAATTCCCGAATGTCAAAACATTTGTCGAAACGTTGCTCTCTAGCCCGTCAGCACCAAAGTTAGGAGAAGCAAGAGACTCTTTCAAAGAGGAACTCACTTTTGAGCTATTGTGTGTGATGCTGGCTTTGGACGAATCCACTGGAACTCAAATAGTCAATGAGCAATTCCCTAAGTTGGCTTCGCGATTGCAAAATGAGCTTGGACGGACTCGATCTGAAGGTAGCGTAAGTGGGCTGAGGCCAGCCGAATCGAAACTTGCAGATCGAAAATTGATTTTGCATGTTGGCCAGCGAATTAGAGAGTTCGAGCTTGTCGAGCATCTTGGCCAAGGCGGGATGGGAACGGTTTGGAAAGCGTTCCAATCCGATCCTGTTAAACGTGACGTTGCCATCAAGTTCGTTCGGGCTTGGGTTACCTCGCCATCCATGCTCGCCAGGTTCAAAAACGAACAGCAGTCTTTGGCGATCCTTAAGCATCCGAACATTGCACAAATTTTCGATGCTGGTGTGACTGAAGAAGGGCACCCCTTTTGCGTGATGGAACTGGCTGATGGCCCGAATCTGGTCGAACATGCGAGCGTCTTAGATTTTGATGTGGGGGAACGAGTGAAGTTGTTTCTTACCGTTTGTCGGGCGATTCAACATGCTCACCAAAACGGTATTATCCACCGCGACCTGAAGCCATCGAACATCTTGGTTGCTAACGATGGCAATAAATTTCGTGCAAAGGTGATTGACTTTGGGCTGGCAAAAGTTGTTCGGCCTGAAAGCGATTCCGACCTATTTCAATCTTCTCCGACGGTTGTCGGACAGGTTTTGGGGACACCAGACTACATGAGCCCGGAGCAAACGAGCCTCGGGAGTTCGTCGTCGATGTCGGAAGTTGATACCAGAGCTGACGTCTATTCACTGGGTGCGATTCTTTATGAGCTTCTGACGGGATCGAAAACTTTTGCAGAACATCGGCTTCATGAGATCACACTGGAAGAGGCTGTCGAGGTAATTAGGCATCAAGACCCGATGCCTTTCCGCAAGCGGAAGTCTGAAGGGACAACTCTTGCGTTGGTCTCGCGTGAACTTGAGTGGATCACAATGAAATGCCTTGAGAAGAATCGCGATAGACGATATGACACCGTGGCACAGCTGGCTGACGACTTGCAAAGATTTCTGGATGGCGAGCCCGTCGAGGCTGCTCCGCCTTCTCAGCTGTACAGGCTGTCGAAATTTCTTTCCAAGAACAAAGTGCTAACCACGTATTTGCTTGCGGTGACGCTTGGACTTGGATTGGTAACAGCAATGGCAGGATTGGTGCTATCCAAGAATCGTGAATTGGCCGGAGTAAATGCTCAGGTAGTTGAAGCACGCGACAAAACAGAGCTGGCAAAAACCAACGCGGAGAGCGTAACTCGCTATCTTTCATCCGTCTTTCAAGAGGCCAGTTCGACACGGTCAGGCAAAGAGCTCAAAGTTGTCGATGCACTATCCGAAGCAGTAACAAATCTTGATGAAGACTTCCCTGAAGACAACGAAACAAAGGCAAGCGTTCAGTATGCCATCGGCAAAACGTTTTTGGGGCTTGGGCAGGCCGAGCTTGCCTTTCCGCTGCTTGAACGTTCACGGGAGATTCGTCAACGGAAATTACGTCCAGAGGACCCGAAACATTTTGAAGTTACCTACGCGCTAGCCGAGGCAGCTTACTATCTCGAAAAGAAGCCCTTTATCATTGACATTCTTTCCCAAGAAATGATGCAGTTTGTTGAATCCGGTAAGGACAACTCGTTCGAGTTTTATAAAACTAAATGTCTTCTTTCCGTCGTGCGCTCGCTCGGCCGTGAATTCGAGTATGTGGATGTTGCTATCGATGCAGCGGAGCGAATGGCAGAGCTTCGAAGCTGGGAAGACGAAGACGTTTTGTCAGCCCAAGTGTATGTTTCCGATTGCATTCACAAAACTGATAACCGTGAAATGACCACAAAGTTTTTGAGGGCCGCGGTTGAGAGACTCGAAAAGGTCTACCCGAGTCGGCACGTTTCTATCCTCAAGGTCAAAGATAATTTGGGGCAACACTTGTCAACTGCAGTTGAAAAGCAAACGCGACTTGAAGCCATTGCGATTTTGGAAGAGTTGTTCAGGGACACGCGAGAGACGCTTGGTGACAAAGATCAATCCTTCATGGAAGCGGGCAACAGTGCTGGGTTTGCATGTTACCGCGGTGGAGCATTCGAGCAGGGCAGGCAAATTTACGAAGAGCTTTACGAAACCATGCTGAAGTCGGCTGAGACTGACAATCCAATGTGGGTGTATGCGGAGAACAACTACGGAGAAAGCCTGATCAAAACCTTTTATTTTCAAAAGGCGTTGCTGTTGCTAAAAGTAAATCGGGAACGCCGAAAAAATAGTTACCCGCCTGATGATGCGAGAGTTTACGTGGCCGCAAAGGATTTGGCATTAGCCGAACTGCGACTTGGCAAAATAGAAACAGCGACGGTTAGGATCGAAGAAGTGTTGAGGGCCATCAACGATCCTGAGTACCAAACGCATCTCTCTCCCAGCACAATGAATCGTTTCCGCCGACAAGTCGAGTGGGTTCTTGGGGAGTGCATGCGGGTAAGTGGTGATTTGGAATTGGCAGCAAAGATTCTTGAGGAAAATGTCAGTCATGACGCTGATACGCCTTCTGCAGTTCCTCCTCATCGGTGGCTTTCACTTGGTAAGACGCTAGTACATCTTGGCCGGACAGATGAAGGATTTGCGGCATTCGATACCGGAATCGCAGTAGCTCGAGAAACGCAAGTCAGCAACGAGTTCCGGTTGCATCTTCAACGCGAAAAAGCGGGAGCGTTTCTTTTCGTTGGCAATCAAGATGAGGCGGAATTGCTTCTCAAGGAAACCGTCAAGGAATACGAAGCGGCAATTGAATCACAACAGCTTCCTCCGGATTTCCTGCCCTATCTTCTCTGCCGCCTCCAGCAGAAGATGCTTGCGAAGAATTCTAAAGCCGAGGCCGATAAGACAACGACGTCCGAACTGGTTTCGACGCTAACTAAAGCCATGGGCAAGGACTCACCTTTACTTCTGGAGGTGCTTTCCGGCTTGAATTGAGATCAGTATTCTGTCAACCCAGCGAGTGAGCTAAGAGTTTGCGTTTTGCACATAGGCGTCTGCTAAGATGC is part of the Mariniblastus fucicola genome and harbors:
- a CDS encoding translocation/assembly module TamB domain-containing protein — translated: MDESLSAFCQREVVLSNNSYWSNSDGIDIENGRVTATNSTIETEILNVNADERFSACFEMSGGSLVVAENPSGNYSGSSPGSLSVRGGKFHVTNDAIVDLQATFSVGETNLSNITAPIPNELSDIKISGGSKLKANSLNVEAGVGDSRITVTGADSAINVTATVFFDTDSFVFPTAGEIGVEVLDGASLTGESIFLAGGATFVQVAENGYLAADQFVTVASGANLEIGVDGSLRASVLDLSLSPGEIELSGRLDIDEVKGSLDQLGGVLEFGQNLGVTVFENDYELGDAASIEFDIHGLLRGEDYGSVSILGLAELDGVLDINFVSGFNANLGDTFQLFEGQIMGDYTFDFSDALLNKGLAFDTSEFDKTGFIAVVSAIPEPNSAAAICFLLPFLCVGRRRI
- a CDS encoding serine/threonine-protein kinase, yielding MLALDESTGTQIVNEQFPKLASRLQNELGRTRSEGSVSGLRPAESKLADRKLILHVGQRIREFELVEHLGQGGMGTVWKAFQSDPVKRDVAIKFVRAWVTSPSMLARFKNEQQSLAILKHPNIAQIFDAGVTEEGHPFCVMELADGPNLVEHASVLDFDVGERVKLFLTVCRAIQHAHQNGIIHRDLKPSNILVANDGNKFRAKVIDFGLAKVVRPESDSDLFQSSPTVVGQVLGTPDYMSPEQTSLGSSSSMSEVDTRADVYSLGAILYELLTGSKTFAEHRLHEITLEEAVEVIRHQDPMPFRKRKSEGTTLALVSRELEWITMKCLEKNRDRRYDTVAQLADDLQRFLDGEPVEAAPPSQLYRLSKFLSKNKVLTTYLLAVTLGLGLVTAMAGLVLSKNRELAGVNAQVVEARDKTELAKTNAESVTRYLSSVFQEASSTRSGKELKVVDALSEAVTNLDEDFPEDNETKASVQYAIGKTFLGLGQAELAFPLLERSREIRQRKLRPEDPKHFEVTYALAEAAYYLEKKPFIIDILSQEMMQFVESGKDNSFEFYKTKCLLSVVRSLGREFEYVDVAIDAAERMAELRSWEDEDVLSAQVYVSDCIHKTDNREMTTKFLRAAVERLEKVYPSRHVSILKVKDNLGQHLSTAVEKQTRLEAIAILEELFRDTRETLGDKDQSFMEAGNSAGFACYRGGAFEQGRQIYEELYETMLKSAETDNPMWVYAENNYGESLIKTFYFQKALLLLKVNRERRKNSYPPDDARVYVAAKDLALAELRLGKIETATVRIEEVLRAINDPEYQTHLSPSTMNRFRRQVEWVLGECMRVSGDLELAAKILEENVSHDADTPSAVPPHRWLSLGKTLVHLGRTDEGFAAFDTGIAVARETQVSNEFRLHLQREKAGAFLFVGNQDEAELLLKETVKEYEAAIESQQLPPDFLPYLLCRLQQKMLAKNSKAEADKTTTSELVSTLTKAMGKDSPLLLEVLSGLN